The Vicia villosa cultivar HV-30 ecotype Madison, WI linkage group LG1, Vvil1.0, whole genome shotgun sequence genome includes a region encoding these proteins:
- the LOC131601621 gene encoding signal peptidase complex subunit 1-like → MDWEGQKLAEQLMQIMLLAFAVIAFGAGYLLASFQTMILTYAGGVVLTTLVTLPNWPFFNKHPLKWLDPSEAEKHPKPQPSVNVTAKKKSVKK, encoded by the coding sequence ATGGATTGGGAAGGGCAAAAGCTAGCAGAGCAACTGATGCAGATAATGCTGCTTGCATTTGCTGTGATTGCATTTGGAGCTGGATATCTCCTTGCTTCTTTCCAAACAATGATTCTCACATATGCTGGCGGTGTAGTTCTCACCACATTAGTCACTCTTCCGAATTGGCCCTTCTTCAACAAACATCCTCTTAAGTGGTTGGACCCAAGTGAAGCGGAAAAGCATCCAAAGCCACAACCATCTGTGAATGTAACTGCAAAAAAGAAATCCGTCAAAAAGtag
- the LOC131601611 gene encoding peroxidase 59-like — MNRSSKLACYYFLLINMFVLHLTVRSQLTTNFYSSSCPNLTKIVRKEVIKALMNEMRMGASLLRLHFHDCFVNGCDGSILLDGGADTEKFAFPNVNSVRGFDVIDTIKTSVESACSGVVSCADIVAIAARDSVLLSGGPSWNVLLGRRDGTVSNGSLANLGLPTPFDPLATLISKFTNVGLNLTDVVSLSGAHTIGRARCTLFSNRLFNFSGTGSPDSTLDTSMLSDLQNLCPQTGDGNTTAVLDRNSSDTFDNHYYKNLLNGKGLLSSDQILFSSDEANSTAKPLVQSYNDNSALFFGDFVKSMIKMGNINPKTGSDGEIRKSCRVINS; from the exons ATGAATAGATCGAGTAAACTGGCTTGTTATTACTTCTTGCTAATCAATATGTTTGTGTTACATTTGACAGTAAGGTCTCAGCTAACAACAAATTTTTACAGTTCATCATGTCCTAACCTTACCAAAATAGTAAGAAAAGAGGTTATAAAAGCTCTTATGAATGAGATGAGAATGGGTGCTTCTTTGCTTCGTCTTCACTTTCATGATTGCTTTGTCAAT GGTTGTGATGGATCAATATTACTAGACGGTGGTGCTGATACTGAAAAGTTTGCATTTCCTAATGTGAACTCTGTTAGAGGATTTGATGTTATTGATACAATCAAAACTTCAGTGGAGAGTGCCTGTAGCGGTGTTGTCTCTTGTGCTGATATAGTTGCCATAGCTGCTAGAGACTCTGTTCTCCTT AGTGGTGGTCCTTCATGGAATGTTCTGTTAGGAAGAAGGGATGGAACAGTCTCAAATGGATCTTTGGCAAATCTGGGTCTTCCTACTCCATTTGATCCACTAGCTACTCTTATTTCAAAGTTTACTAATGTAGGACTCAATCTCACCGATGTTGTTTCTCTATCCG GTGCTCATACAATTGGGAGAGCAAGGTGTACACTATTTAGCAACAGATTATTCAATTTTTCTGGAACAGGTTCACCAGACAGTACATTAGACACATCCATGCTTTCTGACCTACAAAATCTATGTCCTCAGACTGGAGATGGAAACACAACTGCTGTTCTTGATAGAAACTCATCTGATACATTTGACAATCATTACTATAAGAACTTGCTCAATGGAAAGGGACTTCTTAGTTCTGATCAGATTCTGTTTTCAAGTGATGAGGCCAATTCAACTGCTAAACCTTTAGTTCAAAGCTATAATGATAATAGTGCACTTTTCTTTGGAGATTTTGTGAAATCTATGATCAAGATGGGGAATATAAATCCAAAGACAGGGTCTGATGGAGAGATTAGGAAGAGCTGTAGAGTGATTAATTCTTAG
- the LOC131629528 gene encoding THO complex subunit 6-like isoform X1, producing the protein MLGDATNWNEDLYRETVLKEREIQTQTVFRTAWSPSQSQTPNLNSLIVASSDGSIASYSIASTISASKLKNPFGLINADTDSLLAEPDCFFQAHGGSAYDVKFYGDDDNAILMSCGDDGRVRGWRWKELTSSKYDITSEGRRNNIKPVLDVVNPQHKGPWGSLSPLPENNAIAVNTQAGSVFAASGDSCAYCWDVETGKLKTVFKGHSDYLHCIVARNSSNQIITGSEDGTTRIWDCKTGKCIQVIDPAKHLKLKGPMSWVGSVALDASESWLACGSGRNISLWNLPASECTLKFSTQASVQDMLFDNNQILTVGADPILNRFDMNGEIVSQIPCASPSAFSISLHPAGVIAVGGYGCLVDVISQFGSHMCTFRCQCV; encoded by the exons ATGTTGGGTGACGCCACGAACTGGAACGAAGACTTGTACAGAGAAACCGTATTAAAGGAAAGAGAAATTCAAACCCAAACCGTTTTCAGAACTGCTTGGTCCCCCTCTCAATCTCAAACCCCTAATCTCAACTCTCTCATCGTCGCCTCCAGCGACGGTTCCATCGCCTCTTACTCCATCGCTTCCACCATCTCTGCTTCCAAGCTCAAAAAT CCATTTGGTTTAATCAATGCTGATACGGATAG TTTATTGGCTGAGCCAGATTGCTTTTTTCAAGCGCATGGGGGATCTGCATATGATGTCAAGTTCTATGGTGATGATGATAATGCAATTTTGATGAG TTGTGGTGATGATGGCCGGGTTCGAGGATGGAGATGGAAGGAACTTACAAGCTCTAAATATGATATTACTTCAGAAGGTCGTA GAAATAATATCAAGCCCGTCCTTGATGTGGTAAATCCTCAACACAA AGGTCCTTGGGGTTCACTTTCACCTCTCCCTGAGAATAATGCTATTGCTGTTAATACTCAG GCAGGATCTGTTTTTGCTGCGTCTGGTGATTCTTGTGCGTATTGTTGGGATGTG GAAACTGGTAAATTAAAAACAGTATTCAAGGGTCACTCTGATTACTTGCATTGTATTGTTGCTCGCAACTCATCCAATCAG ATCATTACAGGTTCAGAGGACGGGACAACACGAATTTGGG ATTGCAAAACTGGAAAGTGTATCCAAGTGATTGATCCAGCAAAACATTTGAAGTTAAAAGGACCCATGTCATGGGTTGGCTCTGTTGCTTTAGATGCAAGTGAAAGCTGGTTG GCATGCGGTAGTGGACGTAATATATCACTTTGGAACCTTCCTGCCTCAGAGTGCACATTAAAATTTTCCACTCAAGCTTCTGTACAAGACATGTTATTTGACAATAATCAA ATTCTGACAGTTGGCGCGGATCCTATACTTAATCGCTTTGACATGAACGGTGAAATCGTTTCACAAATACCATGTGCTTCTCCATCAGCTTTTTCTATCTCTTTACATCCAGCAGGG GTTATTGCGGTTGGAGGTTACGGATGTCTTGTGGATGTTATCTCGCAATTTGGCAGCCACATGTGCACATTTCGTTGCCAATGTGTTTAG
- the LOC131629528 gene encoding THO complex subunit 6-like isoform X2, with protein sequence MLGDATNWNEDLYRETVLKEREIQTQTVFRTAWSPSQSQTPNLNSLIVASSDGSIASYSIASTISASKLKNPFGLINADTDSLLAEPDCFFQAHGGSAYDVKFYGDDDNAILMSCGDDGRVRGWRWKELTSSKYDITSEGNNIKPVLDVVNPQHKGPWGSLSPLPENNAIAVNTQAGSVFAASGDSCAYCWDVETGKLKTVFKGHSDYLHCIVARNSSNQIITGSEDGTTRIWDCKTGKCIQVIDPAKHLKLKGPMSWVGSVALDASESWLACGSGRNISLWNLPASECTLKFSTQASVQDMLFDNNQILTVGADPILNRFDMNGEIVSQIPCASPSAFSISLHPAGVIAVGGYGCLVDVISQFGSHMCTFRCQCV encoded by the exons ATGTTGGGTGACGCCACGAACTGGAACGAAGACTTGTACAGAGAAACCGTATTAAAGGAAAGAGAAATTCAAACCCAAACCGTTTTCAGAACTGCTTGGTCCCCCTCTCAATCTCAAACCCCTAATCTCAACTCTCTCATCGTCGCCTCCAGCGACGGTTCCATCGCCTCTTACTCCATCGCTTCCACCATCTCTGCTTCCAAGCTCAAAAAT CCATTTGGTTTAATCAATGCTGATACGGATAG TTTATTGGCTGAGCCAGATTGCTTTTTTCAAGCGCATGGGGGATCTGCATATGATGTCAAGTTCTATGGTGATGATGATAATGCAATTTTGATGAG TTGTGGTGATGATGGCCGGGTTCGAGGATGGAGATGGAAGGAACTTACAAGCTCTAAATATGATATTACTTCAGAAG GAAATAATATCAAGCCCGTCCTTGATGTGGTAAATCCTCAACACAA AGGTCCTTGGGGTTCACTTTCACCTCTCCCTGAGAATAATGCTATTGCTGTTAATACTCAG GCAGGATCTGTTTTTGCTGCGTCTGGTGATTCTTGTGCGTATTGTTGGGATGTG GAAACTGGTAAATTAAAAACAGTATTCAAGGGTCACTCTGATTACTTGCATTGTATTGTTGCTCGCAACTCATCCAATCAG ATCATTACAGGTTCAGAGGACGGGACAACACGAATTTGGG ATTGCAAAACTGGAAAGTGTATCCAAGTGATTGATCCAGCAAAACATTTGAAGTTAAAAGGACCCATGTCATGGGTTGGCTCTGTTGCTTTAGATGCAAGTGAAAGCTGGTTG GCATGCGGTAGTGGACGTAATATATCACTTTGGAACCTTCCTGCCTCAGAGTGCACATTAAAATTTTCCACTCAAGCTTCTGTACAAGACATGTTATTTGACAATAATCAA ATTCTGACAGTTGGCGCGGATCCTATACTTAATCGCTTTGACATGAACGGTGAAATCGTTTCACAAATACCATGTGCTTCTCCATCAGCTTTTTCTATCTCTTTACATCCAGCAGGG GTTATTGCGGTTGGAGGTTACGGATGTCTTGTGGATGTTATCTCGCAATTTGGCAGCCACATGTGCACATTTCGTTGCCAATGTGTTTAG